From Lasioglossum baleicum chromosome 16, iyLasBale1, whole genome shotgun sequence:
GTATAATTGGCTTGTGTTGTCGTCGAGTCGTGTAAACTCGTCAAGCCGACGATGATAATCGTAGAGATGTTCACAGGTGCGGTACGAAAGCTGTGGTTTGCAGTTGGAACAGTACCGTAATAGTGGTGGGATTAACAGCCGAGACGATAGTGTACACTTACGATGGCCCGGTACATCTGGTCACCGAGATCGACGGTGTGCGCGTCTTGTCCGCGACATCCCATGAAATGATACAGAAAGTACCGGACGTAGTTCAGAAGATATTTCGAATTAATTCGACCGATCCCGCGTCTTATCTTTTGGAAGCTTCGAAACAATTTCAAAAGAAGAGTCACAAAGCTGACAGTTACATAGACCTTGTCAAAGAAAAATTGGACGTAACGGTGTGGGCTTGCATCGATGGGGCCAGTCACGAATTCGACTTCAATACGCAAAAGCTTTTAATGAGGGCAGCGAAATTCGGCAAAGGATTTAGCAAGGCGGTGAATCCAGAATTGTGTCGACATTACGTTGACATGTGCCGAACACTGAGGGTATTGAACGCCGTGAGACACCCTGCGGTTGGAATTCCTATAACCTACATACAGTATCCTTAGCTTTCTGCCTTTAGATTTGCCATTTTGACAACGGTTTCTAGGGGTGGGCCggaaatttcgggtacccgaagtTGAAATCGGGTCGGTAActcgaaaatttttattgttcggAGATCGGAACGTCATAGATTTTCGAGTTCCCGACCCGAGGCTTGGGTACCCGAAATTTTTCCAGCCCTAACGGTTTCGTAACGAACAGTACTTAACAGCGATTCAGATTTACCATCTTGACGAGTCAAGTGGTACTGGATAGACTCGTCGCGAGAAGACACTACTATCTGAGTATACAGATAGCACGACATCTCCAATTGCCGGAAGTCGAAGGAGAAAGCCGAATATTAGCACATTGGGCCTGTTACAAAGTAACGCAATTCGAACACTTTCGTTTTCTCTTATTTCATCTTATTTGTTTTGCTTATTCTATGCTGTTCTATTTTGGCAGGTCAAGCAAACTCAATTGGACAAAGAACAAATAGCGGAAGAAATAGCCGACAAATTGGGATACGCACCCGGTGTTTCTTACAGTGAGATTGCGAAAAGAGCAGCCGACTGTGGTCGAAAGCAACTAGCTATTAAAGTAATCATCTTCCTCTGTATCCCTAGCTAGCTAGCTCCGTCTCTACCTCTACTTCTACGCCTACCACTGTTACTGATCTTGCCAATTGAACGCCCCTTTCGTTTGTTGCCAGCTAATCGACTATGAACCACGTGCGCACCAACAAGTACCGCTTTTGCTAACACTCGGCGAAAAGAGAGCAGCTCTGCGTAAAGCTGTCGAAAGCGGTAACACCGATCTAGTTTACACGGTGATCATTCATCTCAGAGAGAGCATGGCGATCGGTGACTTTCAGGTGAATCGTTTATTATCGAACGATCATCGATGACACGGACACTGTGTTTAATCAAAGCTTTTTATTGATTCCTCGTAGACGTCTATAATGCATTGTCCCTTGGCGATGGCGTTGTACATTAAATATTGCCAGAGTCACAATCGAGAGACCCTACGAAGCATTTATAATCAGAACGATGACTATCATTCTCAAGCCATATGGTTCATCACCGAAAGTTATCAACGAAAGGTTTGCTCCAAATTGATCGACGCGAATGTTCCTCGAACTTCAATTaatgttgtcgttgtcgtcgttcTTACAGAATGTTACAACGAGAGAAGCATTGTTGCAATCCGCGCAAGAAAATTTCAAGTTGGCCCGTAACGACACGAATGCGGCTCTAACGGAAGAACAAGTCAAACTGTTGCGCTATCAAAAGTCTCTGGAAGATACGTTGCACAAATCGATTGTTGGAAAACCCCTTCACGATACTGTCAAGATACTATTGTTAcaaaacgaattgaaattggcaGACAAACTAAGGTCGGAGTACCGAATACCGGATCGAAGGTGCGACATGTCTGCACACGTGCTTTGCATGCAACATACGATAGTTCTATTATACAATATGCAATATACAATATCGATGACTGATACAAACTCGAATGAATTTCCCTCAGATACTGGTGGTTGCGTATACAATGTCTAGCGGAAAACGACATGTGGGGCGAATTAGAGAAATTTTCCAAGAGCAAAAAGTCTCCCATCGGTTACGAGGTATTTATCGGTTTTCTCGCAACAACACAAGAGATTTCTTTAAACAGCATCGTTTCGCTTCGCTTATTTCAGCCGTTCATAGATCAATGTTTAAAATACAACAAAGAGAGAGAAGCAAAGAAGTATTTACCCAAAGTGAGGGACGAACTGAAAGTGAAATATCTGGTCAAGTTCAAGTAAGTATTGCAACACGAAAACAACAAATTCGTATCCTAACAAAATAATTGGTTGTAATCTTGCAGAATGTTAGAAGAAGCAGTTCAAACGGCGGTTGAACAGAAAGATGTATCCGCGTTAACTTTTATACAGGCGCAATGCAAACCGTCGGATAGAGTATTGATCGACAAGATCAACATGTACATGACGAATCTTAGAAAGTAATTCAatgtttttatacattttttattttattttcccttcttttcgttttttttcatatacatatgcattacgaacagattaaaaaaaaaataacggaaAAGAACCAAACCCATTATTATCCAATCGAACCTCGTAAAGatagtaataataatcataAGAGACGTAATAATAGTAATTGCGAATCATTCCATTGAGTATATTCATTTACTATCTCCCAGAACTCATTAGCTGCGTTGTTTAGTCGATTCTTTAAAACGTTTATGTCTTTCTACTAGATCATCGACTATCAGTCGTTCAATTTCATCACCATTACTCAATTGTTCGCTCGAAAGCGATATAGGATAATCGTTTTCCTGGGTAACGATTGTTACCTCCTGCTTTCGAGTGTGCAACATATTAGCTATGACCAGCTGTGGACGAAATGCTTCGAATTAATCAATCCTTGTTAATTAACAAATTCTTGAAATGACTTACGTTATGTTTGTAATTGTTGAGCGCTTTCCTCGCTTTAGAGATCAAGACATTTTCGTCGGTTTCCAATTTAAAAGAGACTACGTATGCTTCTGGAACCCAGAGGCACACTAAAGGAGCTAATAATTTTGGTACTAGCTGAAGCGCTATCGTCGGCGGTTTGGACGAAGGAATTTTGTGCTCGGACTAAAAATTATAATGATTAGTAACAAAATAACAATACAAATTATAGGGGTGGGCGGATACCAGGCAATTTGGGTCGGGTCGGGAACCTGAATCCGATAAAATCAGACTTTACTCTTTCTTCAGTCATTATTGGATTGAATAGTAATTAGAGTATTCAACCCgcatttagaaattt
This genomic window contains:
- the Vps16a gene encoding vacuolar protein sorting 16 isoform X1, encoding MLAMLTADWFPLGRDVYFRKFELYPLSFQNEVSDSNLLVAAPYGGSIAVTRNPKKFVKVQGSSKPMIYLYTSAGKLTAKLQWSGGQLVSLGWSQQEELLCVQEDGMIQIYDMFGTYQHAFTMGNEVKDTKVVEAKFFQTYSGTGVAVLTSTSRVFLVNNVAEPKVRQISDIPRFRSPIDSWCLVHRDRETRVILSHRDGLSVVHQTHQNTTHVVFDTLFTRQTKVSSIVAMAVSGNNRHIALYSDTGRLYIGSVDFKDKYCEHNTNTKETLTNLAWCGTKAVVCSWNSTVIVVGLTAETIVYTYDGPVHLVTEIDGVRVLSATSHEMIQKVPDVVQKIFRINSTDPASYLLEASKQFQKKSHKADSYIDLVKEKLDVTVWACIDGASHEFDFNTQKLLMRAAKFGKGFSKAVNPELCRHYVDMCRTLRVLNAVRHPAVGIPITYIQFTILTSQVVLDRLVARRHYYLSIQIARHLQLPEVEGESRILAHWACYKVKQTQLDKEQIAEEIADKLGYAPGVSYSEIAKRAADCGRKQLAIKLIDYEPRAHQQVPLLLTLGEKRAALRKAVESGNTDLVYTVIIHLRESMAIGDFQTSIMHCPLAMALYIKYCQSHNRETLRSIYNQNDDYHSQAIWFITESYQRKNVTTREALLQSAQENFKLARNDTNAALTEEQVKLLRYQKSLEDTLHKSIVGKPLHDTVKILLLQNELKLADKLRSEYRIPDRRYWWLRIQCLAENDMWGELEKFSKSKKSPIGYEPFIDQCLKYNKEREAKKYLPKVRDELKVKYLVKFKMLEEAVQTAVEQKDVSALTFIQAQCKPSDRVLIDKINMYMTNLRK
- the Vps16a gene encoding vacuolar protein sorting 16 isoform X2 is translated as MIQIYDMFGTYQHAFTMGNEVKDTKVVEAKFFQTYSGTGVAVLTSTSRVFLVNNVAEPKVRQISDIPRFRSPIDSWCLVHRDRETRVILSHRDGLSVVHQTHQNTTHVVFDTLFTRQTKVSSIVAMAVSGNNRHIALYSDTGRLYIGSVDFKDKYCEHNTNTKETLTNLAWCGTKAVVCSWNSTVIVVGLTAETIVYTYDGPVHLVTEIDGVRVLSATSHEMIQKVPDVVQKIFRINSTDPASYLLEASKQFQKKSHKADSYIDLVKEKLDVTVWACIDGASHEFDFNTQKLLMRAAKFGKGFSKAVNPELCRHYVDMCRTLRVLNAVRHPAVGIPITYIQFTILTSQVVLDRLVARRHYYLSIQIARHLQLPEVEGESRILAHWACYKVKQTQLDKEQIAEEIADKLGYAPGVSYSEIAKRAADCGRKQLAIKLIDYEPRAHQQVPLLLTLGEKRAALRKAVESGNTDLVYTVIIHLRESMAIGDFQTSIMHCPLAMALYIKYCQSHNRETLRSIYNQNDDYHSQAIWFITESYQRKNVTTREALLQSAQENFKLARNDTNAALTEEQVKLLRYQKSLEDTLHKSIVGKPLHDTVKILLLQNELKLADKLRSEYRIPDRRYWWLRIQCLAENDMWGELEKFSKSKKSPIGYEPFIDQCLKYNKEREAKKYLPKVRDELKVKYLVKFKMLEEAVQTAVEQKDVSALTFIQAQCKPSDRVLIDKINMYMTNLRK